One stretch of Caballeronia sp. Lep1P3 DNA includes these proteins:
- a CDS encoding DUF2126 domain-containing protein → MSIRVALNHVTQYRYDRFVGLSPQVVRLRPAPHCRTPILSFSMRVEPAEHFINWQQDAFANYQARLVFPEKTREFTVTVDLVAEMAVYNPFDFFLEPSAETFPFSYAPELHRDLAPYMVKRAMTPRFAAFVESIDRAAQPTVDFLVGLNQRLAREIRYLLRMEPGVQTPEETLESAVGSCRDSGWLLVETLRHLGLAARFVSGYLLQLAPDIKSLDGPSGTEADFTDLHAWCEVFLPGAGWIGLDTTSGLLAGEGHIPVACTPEPGSAAPVSGAVDECEVEFSHEMSIARVRETPRVTKPYSEEDWAAVLRVGAQVDAQLDASDVRLTMGGEPTFVCARDRDAPEWNTDALGPTKRAYAVALMDKLRRQYGAGGFLHMGQGKWYPGEQLPRWALSLFWRADGGPCWENPDLLADERRPASYTADDAARFIRHLAGKLSLDTKFIQPGYEDTWYYLWRERRLPVNVDPFDSRLDDELERVRLRQVFDSGLSSVTGYALPIARDDAGGSGPSRWTTGPWFFRDERMYLVPGDSPMGYRLPLDSLPWVSESDYPWPHERDPFGPPTPRRRAAELRMQCPKSDIASGAQHAKRKMPREALSADTGRVPERGESAGWIARTAVCLEARDPARAAGPKVEAATLEKGENGNKLMHVFMPPLVAIDDYLDLLAAVDATAADLAIPVIIEGYPPPRDARLKMLQVTPDPGVIEVNIHPASNWKELMERTEFLYGAAHECYLSPEKFMLDGRHTGTGGGNHFVLGGATPPDSPFLRRPDLLASLIAYWHNHPSLSMLFSGLSIGPTSQAPRVDEARNDQVYELEIAFAELQHQIDSLGGRGSAVVPPWLIDRILRNILTDVTGDTHRAEFCIDKLYSPDEPTGRLGLLELRGFEMPPHARMSLVQQLLLRALVARFWEAPYRTRLTRWGTELHDRFMLGAFVQMDFDDVLADLRETGFAFERNWFEPHFEFRFPLVGAYETNGIALTIRNALEPWHVLGEEGAIGGTVGYVDSSVERLEVRVLGLNGDRHVVTVNGERLPLQPTGRISEYVAGVRFRAWSQAASLHPTIGAHAPLTFDIVDTWTGRAIGGCQYHVAHPGGRNYLTFPVNAYEAESRRRARFFASGHTPGAVHVQHRERGLEFPFTLDLRHR, encoded by the coding sequence GTGTCCATTCGTGTCGCGTTGAACCATGTCACGCAATATCGCTATGACCGGTTCGTGGGTCTTTCGCCGCAGGTGGTCCGCTTGCGGCCGGCACCGCATTGCCGCACGCCGATCCTGTCTTTCTCGATGCGCGTCGAGCCGGCAGAACACTTCATCAACTGGCAGCAGGATGCCTTTGCGAATTATCAGGCGCGCCTCGTCTTTCCCGAGAAGACGCGTGAGTTCACGGTGACGGTGGACCTCGTCGCAGAGATGGCCGTCTATAACCCGTTCGATTTCTTTCTCGAGCCGTCTGCGGAAACGTTTCCCTTCAGTTATGCGCCGGAGCTGCATCGCGATCTCGCGCCTTACATGGTCAAGCGCGCGATGACGCCGCGCTTTGCGGCCTTCGTCGAGAGCATAGACCGCGCAGCGCAACCGACGGTGGATTTTCTTGTCGGCCTCAATCAACGGCTTGCGCGCGAGATCCGCTACCTGCTTCGCATGGAACCGGGCGTGCAGACGCCCGAGGAGACGCTTGAGAGCGCTGTGGGTTCTTGCCGCGATTCGGGCTGGCTGCTCGTCGAGACGCTAAGGCATCTCGGACTTGCGGCGCGTTTTGTGTCGGGCTATCTGTTGCAGCTCGCGCCCGATATCAAGTCGCTCGATGGTCCTAGCGGCACCGAAGCGGACTTCACCGATCTGCATGCATGGTGCGAAGTGTTTTTGCCGGGCGCGGGCTGGATCGGCCTGGACACCACATCGGGCCTGCTCGCAGGCGAAGGCCACATTCCGGTTGCATGTACGCCCGAGCCGGGTAGCGCGGCGCCCGTTTCCGGTGCAGTCGACGAATGCGAGGTCGAGTTCAGCCACGAGATGTCGATTGCCCGCGTGCGCGAGACGCCGCGCGTAACGAAGCCCTATAGCGAGGAAGACTGGGCCGCGGTCTTGCGCGTGGGGGCGCAGGTGGATGCGCAACTGGATGCATCCGACGTGCGGCTCACGATGGGTGGCGAGCCGACTTTCGTCTGCGCGCGCGACCGCGACGCACCGGAATGGAACACCGATGCGCTCGGGCCTACCAAGCGCGCCTACGCCGTAGCGCTGATGGACAAGCTGCGCCGGCAATACGGCGCGGGTGGTTTTCTGCATATGGGGCAAGGCAAGTGGTATCCGGGCGAGCAGTTGCCGCGCTGGGCGCTCTCGCTGTTCTGGCGAGCCGACGGCGGACCTTGCTGGGAAAATCCGGACCTTCTTGCCGACGAGCGCCGGCCCGCGAGTTATACGGCGGACGATGCGGCGCGCTTCATCCGTCATCTCGCGGGCAAGCTATCTTTGGATACAAAATTCATTCAGCCCGGATACGAGGACACCTGGTACTACCTGTGGCGCGAGCGGCGCCTTCCGGTGAACGTCGATCCGTTCGATTCGCGTCTCGACGACGAACTCGAGCGCGTGCGCTTGCGCCAGGTGTTCGATTCCGGTTTGTCTTCGGTGACGGGATATGCGCTGCCGATCGCGCGGGACGACGCCGGCGGATCGGGGCCGTCGCGCTGGACCACCGGTCCGTGGTTCTTCCGCGACGAGCGCATGTACCTCGTTCCCGGCGATTCACCGATGGGCTATCGCTTGCCGCTGGACTCTCTGCCGTGGGTGTCGGAGAGCGACTATCCGTGGCCGCACGAACGCGATCCGTTCGGGCCGCCGACTCCGCGCCGGCGCGCCGCCGAGCTACGCATGCAATGCCCGAAATCGGATATTGCATCCGGCGCGCAGCATGCAAAACGCAAAATGCCACGAGAAGCGCTGAGCGCCGACACCGGTCGCGTGCCCGAACGAGGGGAGTCGGCCGGCTGGATCGCACGCACGGCGGTGTGCTTGGAAGCGCGCGATCCGGCTCGCGCCGCCGGCCCTAAAGTCGAAGCCGCGACGCTCGAGAAGGGCGAGAACGGCAACAAGCTGATGCATGTGTTCATGCCGCCGCTCGTTGCAATCGACGACTACCTCGATCTGCTTGCCGCCGTCGACGCCACGGCCGCCGATCTCGCGATACCCGTCATCATCGAAGGCTATCCGCCGCCGCGCGATGCGCGTCTCAAGATGCTGCAGGTCACGCCCGACCCCGGCGTCATCGAAGTGAACATTCATCCGGCATCGAATTGGAAGGAACTCATGGAGCGCACCGAGTTTCTCTACGGCGCGGCGCACGAGTGCTATCTGAGTCCCGAGAAATTCATGCTCGATGGACGGCACACCGGCACCGGAGGCGGGAATCACTTCGTGCTGGGCGGGGCCACGCCGCCTGACAGTCCGTTCCTGCGACGCCCGGACCTGCTCGCGAGCCTTATCGCGTACTGGCATAACCATCCCTCGCTTTCGATGCTCTTTTCCGGCCTGTCCATCGGCCCGACGAGCCAGGCGCCCCGCGTGGACGAAGCGCGCAACGATCAGGTCTACGAGCTGGAAATAGCGTTTGCGGAACTGCAGCACCAGATCGATTCGCTTGGCGGACGAGGCAGCGCCGTGGTGCCGCCATGGCTTATCGATCGCATTTTGCGCAACATTCTGACCGACGTAACCGGCGACACGCACCGCGCCGAATTCTGCATCGACAAGCTCTATTCGCCCGACGAACCAACGGGGCGGCTCGGTCTGCTCGAATTACGCGGCTTCGAAATGCCACCGCACGCGCGCATGAGCCTCGTGCAACAACTCCTGTTGCGCGCGCTCGTCGCTCGCTTCTGGGAGGCGCCGTATCGCACGCGGCTCACGCGCTGGGGCACCGAGCTCCACGACCGTTTCATGCTGGGCGCTTTCGTGCAGATGGATTTCGACGACGTGCTGGCCGACTTGCGCGAAACGGGCTTTGCGTTCGAACGGAATTGGTTCGAACCGCATTTTGAATTCCGTTTTCCACTTGTCGGCGCGTATGAAACGAATGGCATCGCGCTCACCATTCGCAATGCGCTGGAGCCGTGGCACGTCCTCGGCGAGGAAGGCGCGATCGGCGGTACCGTGGGTTATGTGGATTCGTCTGTCGAAAGGCTCGAAGTGCGCGTGCTCGGGCTCAACGGCGATCGGCATGTCGTCACGGTCAATGGCGAGCGGTTGCCGCTGCAACCGACAGGGCGCATCAGCGAGTACGTGGCGGGCGTGCGTTTTCGCGCGTGGTCGCAAGCCGCGTCGCTGCATCCGACCATTGGCGCGCACGCGCCGCTGACCTTCGATATCGTCGATACATGGACGGGCCGCGCAATCGGCGGATGCCAATATCACGTCGCGCATCCGGGCGGGCGCAACTATCTAACGTTCCCCGTGAACGCCTACGAAGCCGAAAGCCGCCGGCGTGCGCGCTTTTTCGCGAGCGGACATACGCCCGGCGCAGTGCACGTGCAGCATCGCGAGCGCGGCCTCGAATTCCCGTTCAC
- a CDS encoding putative zinc-binding metallopeptidase, whose translation MKTFHCNRCDQLVFFENTHCENCGAQLGYVPELSQISAFDVTKDGKWQSLHPLAKDLLYRPCYNYAVENVCNWMVRADCEETLCASCQLTSTIPNLATPENRLYWYRLEAAKRRLLYTLADLGLTVQSRQQDPEHGLEFQFLQGDAEGHGVMTGHSNGIITLNVAEADDAHRERVRSALHEPYRTLLGHFRHETGHYFFDRLIADTPRIAPFRTAFGDEQQDYAAALDRHYKEGPPPNWAENYISAYATMHPWEDWAETWAHYLHIVDTLDTAVSCGLALVPDSPHEPTLTDQTPIEETTFDNLMKRWFPLTYVLNSLNRSLGMPDGYPFALAPPVIDKLRFVHRVVAAAAKR comes from the coding sequence ATGAAGACCTTCCACTGCAACCGCTGCGATCAGCTGGTGTTTTTCGAAAACACCCATTGCGAGAATTGCGGCGCGCAACTCGGCTATGTTCCCGAACTGAGTCAGATCAGCGCATTCGACGTCACGAAAGATGGCAAGTGGCAGAGCCTGCATCCGCTCGCTAAAGATTTGCTTTACCGCCCTTGCTACAACTATGCGGTCGAGAACGTCTGCAACTGGATGGTTCGCGCCGATTGCGAAGAAACACTGTGCGCGTCGTGCCAACTGACGAGCACCATCCCCAATCTCGCGACGCCGGAAAACCGACTCTACTGGTATCGCCTCGAAGCCGCCAAGCGCCGTCTGCTCTACACGCTTGCCGATCTTGGCCTGACTGTCCAGTCGCGCCAGCAAGACCCTGAACACGGCCTCGAATTTCAGTTTCTCCAAGGCGACGCGGAAGGGCACGGTGTAATGACAGGCCATAGCAACGGCATCATTACGCTCAACGTCGCGGAGGCAGACGACGCGCATCGCGAGAGAGTACGCTCCGCGCTTCACGAGCCGTATCGCACGCTGCTCGGTCATTTTCGTCATGAAACGGGGCACTATTTCTTTGACCGCCTGATTGCCGATACCCCGCGCATCGCGCCGTTTCGCACCGCTTTCGGCGACGAGCAACAGGACTATGCCGCCGCGCTCGATCGTCACTACAAGGAAGGCCCGCCGCCGAACTGGGCGGAGAACTACATCAGCGCCTACGCCACGATGCATCCGTGGGAAGACTGGGCTGAAACGTGGGCGCACTATCTGCATATCGTCGATACGCTCGACACCGCTGTGTCCTGCGGCCTCGCGCTCGTGCCGGACAGTCCACACGAACCCACGCTTACGGACCAGACGCCAATCGAGGAAACCACTTTCGATAACCTCATGAAGCGCTGGTTTCCGCTGACCTATGTGCTCAACAGTCTCAACCGCAGTCTCGGCATGCCGGACGGCTATCCGTTCGCGCTCGCACCGCCCGTGATAGACAAGCTGCGCTTCGTGCATCGTGTCGTGGCGGCGGCCGCAAAGCGCTAA
- a CDS encoding alpha-E domain-containing protein, protein MLSRTADHLFWMARYTERAENTARMLDANYQLSLLPQSDEYAELGWRAMLSISELSGTYSAAHRTMRSRDVIDFMVRDMSNPSSIVSCLRAARENARAVRSSTNSELWETLNTTWLDCQRMLADGILEREPYAFFEWVKFRSHLSRGVQLGTLVKDDAFHFMRLGTFIERADNTARILDVKFEMMEQRADTSAQPFDYHHWTAVLGSVSGFEVYRRVYRDVITPERVADLLILYRDWPRSLAASIAEAEQLVAHVTQGRDSAAARLAVKLSAEIRGADIGDILQGGLHAYLVDFLARVNQLASTISREFLLPLAPEDHEAPEAPLAPQTSSAETQSQFQSQSSSS, encoded by the coding sequence ATGCTTAGCCGCACCGCGGATCATCTTTTCTGGATGGCGCGCTATACCGAACGCGCCGAAAACACCGCGCGCATGCTAGACGCGAATTACCAGCTCTCGCTCTTGCCGCAGTCCGACGAATATGCCGAATTGGGCTGGCGCGCGATGCTGTCTATTTCCGAATTGAGCGGCACGTATTCGGCTGCGCACCGGACGATGAGGAGCCGCGATGTCATCGACTTCATGGTGCGCGACATGTCGAATCCCTCGTCGATCGTGAGCTGCCTGCGCGCGGCACGGGAAAACGCGCGTGCGGTGCGTAGCTCGACCAATAGCGAGCTATGGGAAACGCTCAATACGACGTGGCTCGATTGTCAGCGCATGCTTGCCGATGGCATTCTTGAACGCGAGCCGTATGCGTTCTTCGAGTGGGTCAAATTTCGCTCGCATCTCTCGCGCGGCGTGCAACTCGGGACGCTCGTAAAAGACGACGCTTTCCACTTCATGCGTTTAGGGACGTTCATCGAACGCGCGGACAATACGGCGCGTATTCTCGACGTTAAATTCGAAATGATGGAGCAGCGCGCGGATACGTCCGCGCAGCCGTTCGATTACCACCACTGGACGGCGGTGCTTGGCTCGGTATCCGGATTCGAGGTGTATCGAAGGGTTTATCGCGATGTCATCACGCCCGAGCGCGTGGCGGACTTGCTGATTCTTTACCGCGATTGGCCCCGTTCGCTGGCGGCAAGCATCGCGGAGGCCGAGCAACTCGTGGCGCATGTCACTCAAGGACGCGATAGCGCAGCCGCGCGGCTGGCGGTGAAACTGAGCGCAGAGATTCGGGGCGCGGATATCGGCGACATTCTGCAAGGCGGGCTGCATGCCTATCTCGTCGATTTCCTCGCGCGAGTGAACCAACTCGCGAGCACCATCAGTCGCGAGTTTCTCTTGCCTCTTGCGCCCGAAGATCATGAAGCGCCTGAAGCACCGCTAGCGCCGCAGACATCATCTGCAGAGACGCAATCGCAATTCCAGTCGCAAAGCTCGTCGAGCTAA
- a CDS encoding circularly permuted type 2 ATP-grasp protein produces the protein MTQVFFNEMFERNDLEARGVPASAFRGVGATRTHYREFMDWLSAQSDQHIEIKRAEADLNFRRVGITFAVYGTSDVPGMIPERTIPFDVIPRIFPADEWKALERGLRQRVNALNRFIHDIYHDQDILRAGIIPEAQIIGNAQYRPQMRGVDVARNIYAHIAGIDIVRAGQGEFYVLEDNLRVPSGVSYMLENRKMMMRLFPDLFARNRVAPVTHYPDLLLDTLRAAAPAAADHPTIVVMTPGMYNSAYFEHAFLAQQMGVELVEGQDLFVENDHVYMRTTHGPQKVDVIYRRIDDDFLDPLVFRADSALGVAGLISAYRAGNVSLCNAVGTGIADDKSIYPYVPDMVRFYLGEEPILNNVPTWMCRKADDLKYVLDHLPELVVKETHGAGGYGMLVGPSSTSAQIEAFRAALKANPDKYIAQPTLALSTCPTYVEAGIAPRHIDLRPFVLSGTEVRMVPGGLTRVALREGSLVVNSSQGGGTKDTWVLER, from the coding sequence ATGACGCAAGTCTTCTTCAACGAGATGTTCGAGCGCAACGACCTAGAGGCGCGCGGAGTGCCGGCTTCGGCTTTTCGCGGCGTCGGTGCGACGCGCACGCATTACCGGGAATTCATGGACTGGTTGAGTGCGCAAAGCGATCAGCACATCGAGATCAAGCGTGCCGAAGCCGATCTGAATTTTCGCCGCGTGGGAATCACATTCGCCGTCTATGGCACGAGCGACGTGCCGGGCATGATTCCCGAGCGCACCATTCCCTTCGATGTCATACCGCGCATCTTTCCCGCCGACGAATGGAAGGCGCTGGAGCGGGGCCTTCGACAACGGGTGAATGCGCTGAATCGCTTCATCCACGACATCTACCACGACCAGGACATCCTTCGTGCCGGCATCATTCCCGAAGCGCAGATCATAGGCAACGCGCAGTATCGGCCGCAGATGCGCGGCGTCGATGTCGCGCGGAACATCTATGCCCACATCGCGGGCATCGATATCGTGCGCGCCGGGCAAGGCGAGTTCTATGTGCTCGAAGACAATCTGCGCGTGCCATCGGGCGTCTCGTACATGCTGGAAAACCGCAAGATGATGATGCGGCTCTTTCCCGATCTGTTCGCGCGTAACCGCGTCGCGCCCGTGACGCACTATCCGGACTTGCTGCTCGATACGTTGCGCGCAGCCGCGCCTGCCGCAGCCGACCATCCCACCATCGTCGTGATGACGCCCGGCATGTATAACTCGGCCTATTTCGAGCATGCTTTTCTTGCGCAGCAAATGGGCGTGGAGTTGGTGGAGGGGCAGGACCTCTTCGTCGAAAACGATCACGTCTACATGCGAACGACGCATGGGCCGCAGAAAGTCGACGTCATCTATCGGCGCATCGACGATGACTTTCTCGACCCACTCGTCTTTCGCGCGGATTCCGCCCTGGGCGTGGCGGGTCTGATCTCCGCGTACAGGGCGGGCAATGTCTCTCTTTGCAATGCAGTGGGAACGGGCATAGCCGACGACAAATCCATTTATCCCTACGTGCCGGACATGGTGCGCTTCTATCTCGGTGAGGAGCCGATTCTCAACAACGTGCCGACGTGGATGTGCCGCAAGGCCGACGATCTCAAGTACGTGCTCGATCACTTGCCCGAACTCGTCGTCAAGGAAACGCACGGCGCGGGCGGTTATGGCATGTTGGTCGGACCGTCATCGACAAGCGCGCAGATAGAGGCTTTTCGCGCGGCGCTCAAGGCCAATCCCGACAAATACATCGCGCAGCCAACGCTCGCGCTTTCCACTTGCCCTACGTATGTCGAAGCGGGAATTGCGCCGCGCCATATCGACCTGCGTCCGTTCGTGTTGTCGGGCACCGAGGTCCGCATGGTGCCGGGCGGTCTCACGCGCGTGGCATTGCGAGAAGGCTCGCTCGTCGTCAATTCGTCGCAAGGCGGCGGCACCAAGGACACATGGGTGCTGGAACGCTAG
- a CDS encoding YceH family protein, giving the protein MNTPSASSVRPPLRELTPLEARVLGVLVEKQHTVPDTYPLSLNSLTAGCNQKTARAPVMNVSEDEVLTTIDGLKRLSLVIEGSSSRVPRFEHNVQRVLGVPSQSVALLATLFLRGPQTAAELRANSARLHGFADISSVESFLEELATNDPPRVVKLPRVPGERESRWMHLLCGEVSAPDTPVGEASASESYSLSEFEALKAEQKRLVHEVALLRAMVERMASELGIEIGKSSPEA; this is encoded by the coding sequence ATGAATACACCTTCCGCAAGCTCAGTGCGTCCGCCTTTGCGAGAACTTACGCCGCTAGAAGCGCGTGTGCTTGGCGTGCTCGTCGAGAAGCAGCACACGGTCCCGGATACCTATCCGCTATCGCTCAATTCGCTCACCGCGGGCTGCAATCAGAAAACGGCGCGCGCTCCGGTCATGAACGTCAGCGAAGATGAAGTGCTGACCACCATCGACGGTCTCAAGCGCCTTTCGCTCGTCATCGAAGGCAGCAGCAGCCGCGTCCCGCGCTTCGAGCACAACGTTCAGCGCGTCCTTGGGGTGCCGAGCCAATCCGTCGCCTTGCTTGCCACGCTTTTCTTGCGCGGACCTCAAACCGCCGCCGAACTGCGTGCGAACAGTGCACGCCTGCATGGTTTCGCGGATATATCGTCAGTCGAAAGTTTCCTTGAAGAGCTTGCGACAAACGATCCGCCGCGTGTCGTAAAGTTGCCACGCGTGCCGGGCGAGCGCGAAAGCCGCTGGATGCATCTGCTGTGCGGCGAAGTGAGCGCTCCGGATACTCCCGTTGGCGAAGCGTCCGCCAGCGAGTCGTATTCGCTCTCGGAATTCGAGGCACTCAAGGCAGAACAGAAACGCCTCGTTCATGAAGTGGCTCTCTTGCGGGCAATGGTCGAGCGTATGGCTAGCGAATTAGGCATCGAGATTGGCAAATCGTCGCCTGAAGCGTGA
- a CDS encoding amidase → MNDIVSLDAIALSKAIHARKLSCVEVMRAYLAQTDRFNPQVNAIVAMQDRESLEALARERDDQLARNQSLGPLHGFPQAPKDILPVAGMVTTKGSPIFAGQITQADAIVYERMRRAGAIFFGRTNSPEFGLGGHTYNPVYGTTRNAFDVSRSAGGSSGGAAVAVALRMLPFADGSDMMGSLRTPAAFNNVFGFRTSPGCVPYAPSDDVFFQQFSVVGPIARTVEDLGLLLSVQAGFDARAPLSRRSDNAPDFARELERDMRGTRIGWLGDLGGRLPMETGLLNTCASALRHFETAECIVESAKIEFDFERLWQAWLDLRSFTFAGVNAPLYRDDAKRAKLKPEAVWEIERGLRLSGEDVYRAVRDRSAWYQAINGLFERFDFLVMPATQVFPFDAALDWPHAIGDCAMDTYHRWMEAVIPATMASLPALCAPAGFGPNGLPAGLQIIGAVQMDLAVLQMGSAYDRASGYSRIRSPLLD, encoded by the coding sequence ATGAACGACATCGTCTCGCTTGACGCAATCGCCTTATCTAAAGCGATTCATGCGCGCAAACTCTCCTGCGTCGAAGTCATGCGCGCCTATTTGGCGCAAACAGACCGCTTCAATCCGCAGGTCAATGCAATCGTCGCCATGCAGGATCGCGAATCGCTCGAGGCGCTCGCACGCGAGCGGGACGACCAATTGGCGCGCAATCAAAGCCTCGGCCCCTTGCATGGATTTCCTCAAGCGCCCAAGGACATTCTGCCCGTCGCAGGCATGGTGACGACCAAGGGCTCGCCAATTTTCGCAGGCCAGATCACGCAAGCAGACGCTATCGTCTATGAGCGTATGCGACGCGCCGGCGCGATATTCTTCGGGCGCACCAATTCTCCTGAATTCGGTCTGGGCGGCCACACTTATAACCCGGTGTACGGCACGACGCGCAATGCGTTCGACGTTTCGCGGTCGGCAGGCGGCAGCAGCGGAGGCGCGGCGGTGGCCGTCGCGCTGCGCATGCTGCCCTTCGCCGATGGCTCGGACATGATGGGATCGCTTAGAACGCCCGCCGCTTTCAACAATGTGTTCGGATTTCGCACGTCGCCGGGATGCGTACCTTATGCGCCAAGCGACGATGTGTTCTTTCAGCAATTCAGCGTCGTGGGACCGATAGCGCGAACGGTCGAAGACCTGGGCTTATTGCTTTCGGTTCAGGCCGGATTCGATGCGCGCGCACCGCTCTCGCGTCGAAGCGACAACGCTCCTGATTTCGCTCGCGAGCTGGAGCGCGACATGCGAGGAACACGCATCGGATGGCTAGGCGACCTCGGCGGCCGTCTCCCGATGGAAACCGGCTTGCTGAACACTTGCGCTTCGGCATTGCGCCACTTCGAAACGGCGGAATGCATAGTGGAATCGGCCAAAATAGAATTCGACTTCGAGCGGTTGTGGCAAGCGTGGCTCGATTTGCGCAGCTTCACTTTTGCGGGCGTGAATGCACCGCTTTATCGCGACGACGCAAAGCGGGCAAAGCTAAAGCCCGAAGCGGTATGGGAGATAGAGCGCGGTTTGCGACTTTCCGGCGAGGACGTCTACCGCGCGGTGCGCGACCGTTCGGCGTGGTATCAGGCCATCAACGGCCTCTTCGAACGCTTCGACTTTTTAGTCATGCCCGCGACACAGGTATTTCCATTCGATGCAGCGCTCGATTGGCCGCATGCCATTGGTGATTGCGCAATGGATACGTATCACCGTTGGATGGAAGCGGTGATCCCGGCAACGATGGCCTCACTGCCGGCGCTTTGCGCACCGGCCGGCTTCGGTCCCAATGGATTGCCGGCCGGATTGCAGATCATCGGCGCTGTGCAAATGGACCTTGCCGTCTTGCAAATGGGATCAGCCTATGACCGGGCAAGCGGCTATTCGCGCATTCGCAGTCCTTTACTCGACTAA
- a CDS encoding DUF3331 domain-containing protein, with protein MKHPSLVDPWSRTLAMLDDRSSRHDEPGERRSAFGRSLVRGGLAETDEPHGARCVNIRLLERLSESTLALSWHDPTSFNYSEQVWALCTARKRGVCALSGQAIRRGQPVYRPRRVGSSVPLNSGAMILALALASCDDALE; from the coding sequence ATGAAGCATCCCTCTCTGGTGGATCCGTGGAGCCGTACGCTCGCCATGCTCGATGATCGATCGAGCCGCCATGACGAACCCGGCGAGAGGCGATCTGCGTTTGGACGGTCGCTCGTGCGTGGTGGCTTGGCCGAAACGGATGAGCCGCACGGCGCGCGCTGCGTGAACATTCGGTTACTCGAGCGCTTGAGCGAATCGACGCTTGCGTTGTCGTGGCACGATCCGACATCGTTCAATTATTCGGAGCAAGTGTGGGCGCTTTGCACGGCGCGCAAGCGCGGCGTGTGTGCGCTGAGCGGTCAGGCCATTCGCCGCGGCCAACCGGTTTATCGCCCACGGCGCGTCGGCAGTTCCGTCCCGCTCAATAGTGGCGCAATGATTCTTGCGCTCGCCCTCGCGTCGTGCGATGACGCATTGGAATAG
- a CDS encoding DUF1488 family protein: protein MASKLSINATISADRASVSFVAFSREREIQCNITRKALEQCFWAPAGASDERLLKALCDGYERISARVHRKFLAHPSNSIHLDVIDFSS, encoded by the coding sequence ATGGCAAGCAAGCTCTCCATCAACGCGACTATTTCGGCGGACCGTGCTTCCGTCAGCTTCGTCGCCTTCTCGCGTGAGCGCGAGATTCAATGCAATATCACGCGAAAAGCGTTGGAGCAGTGCTTCTGGGCGCCCGCCGGTGCAAGCGACGAGCGCCTTCTCAAGGCGCTGTGCGATGGCTACGAGCGCATCAGCGCTCGCGTGCATCGTAAGTTTCTGGCGCATCCGTCGAATTCCATCCATCTGGACGTCATCGACTTTTCTTCCTGA